Proteins encoded by one window of Azospirillum brasilense:
- a CDS encoding HlyD family type I secretion periplasmic adaptor subunit, translating to MTATDMILSRHAIPAEPRRAEPSIGGAVRAGCAVIALALGAGLSWGFLAPLDSAAHAPGTVVVDGNRKTIQHLEGGIVAELAVRDGDTVAAGQTLLRLEGTQSRATLEELTNEQAAALVRMARLRAEYAGQRAFSVPAELVDGAPAARRALAVQQQLFAARWTRHDGDIAVLREQRLQAEREVTAHRAQERAAAEQIVYIEEELAGVLDLFNKGLERKLRVLSLKRAMADLAGTRDQSRARALLAEQAVTVANTQLHAKETARRSDIAAEMEEAQNALDQTAARLKAARDAVERTEIRAPVPGRVVGLTVFTVGGVVKPGEPLMDIVPDSGPPTIEARIDPLDIDVVKAGQTAQVRLSAFKPRRTPSIDATVVDVSADRLTDPTTHAPYFVARVRPLPGSLERLGPAALHPGMPADVLIATGQRRAIDYVLAPLQDAMAHALTED from the coding sequence ATGACGGCAACCGACATGATCCTGAGCCGCCACGCCATCCCGGCGGAGCCGCGCCGCGCCGAGCCCTCCATCGGCGGGGCGGTGCGGGCGGGCTGCGCGGTGATCGCCCTGGCGCTGGGCGCCGGGCTCAGCTGGGGGTTCCTGGCCCCGCTGGACAGCGCCGCCCACGCGCCGGGCACGGTGGTGGTGGACGGCAACCGCAAGACCATCCAGCATCTGGAAGGCGGCATCGTCGCCGAGTTGGCGGTGCGCGATGGCGACACGGTGGCCGCCGGCCAGACCTTGCTCCGCCTGGAAGGGACGCAGAGCCGCGCCACCTTGGAGGAGCTGACGAACGAACAGGCCGCCGCCCTGGTCCGCATGGCCCGCCTGCGCGCCGAATACGCCGGGCAGCGCGCCTTCTCCGTCCCGGCAGAGCTGGTGGATGGAGCACCCGCCGCCCGACGCGCCCTGGCCGTGCAGCAGCAGCTGTTCGCCGCCCGCTGGACCCGCCACGACGGCGACATCGCGGTGCTGCGCGAGCAACGCCTCCAGGCCGAGCGCGAGGTGACCGCCCACCGCGCCCAGGAGCGCGCGGCAGCCGAGCAGATCGTCTACATCGAGGAGGAACTGGCCGGCGTGCTTGACCTCTTCAACAAGGGTCTGGAACGCAAGCTGCGCGTCCTGTCATTGAAGCGCGCCATGGCCGACCTTGCCGGCACCCGCGATCAATCCCGCGCCCGCGCCCTGCTGGCCGAGCAGGCGGTGACGGTCGCCAACACCCAGCTCCACGCCAAGGAGACGGCCCGCCGCTCCGACATCGCCGCGGAGATGGAGGAGGCGCAGAATGCCCTGGACCAGACCGCCGCCCGCCTGAAGGCCGCCCGCGACGCGGTGGAGCGCACGGAGATCCGCGCCCCCGTTCCGGGCCGCGTGGTCGGGCTGACCGTCTTCACGGTGGGTGGCGTGGTGAAGCCGGGTGAGCCGCTGATGGACATCGTTCCGGACAGCGGCCCGCCGACCATCGAGGCGCGCATCGACCCGCTGGACATCGACGTGGTGAAGGCCGGCCAGACCGCGCAGGTGCGTCTCAGCGCCTTCAAGCCGCGCCGCACGCCATCGATCGACGCCACCGTCGTCGACGTTTCCGCCGACCGCCTGACCGACCCGACGACCCACGCCCCCTACTTCGTGGCCCGCGTCCGTCCCCTGCCCGGCTCGCTGGAGCGCCTCGGCCCGGCGGCCCTGCATCCGGGCATGCCCGCCGACGTGCTGATCGCGACCGGCCAGCGCCGTGCCATCGACTATGTGCTGGCGCCGTTGCAGGACGCCATGGCCCACGCGTTGACGGAGGACTGA
- a CDS encoding type I secretion system permease/ATPase, producing the protein MAARETRDTSPAGPPALRTIRRRIATGLAAAGGFSVFLALIQLAMPLYTMQVYDRVLGSRSVETLVALSLLALGCFAVFGLVEAIRGRLTQAMGHLAARSLTMDALEASMGGLLRGGPSRPAQVLRDLNELRQFLSGPSLTAPLDAALSLVFLLFLTLIHPLYGLVCGGSILCLVGVSLLGRLLTMPGAAEANRALCRHGAEVEAASLGVEAVAAMGMMGTLRRRWQAVQDDHLRLVNQTAGRAQAVASLAKVCRMTAQVAILAAGTMLVLDRQVSPGSMLAASILMGRALAPFEQLIDSWRNWSSARESLRRLRGLFTADAVPAPGAPLPRPSGSLLLDRVTYVPPGSDRPTLRGLSFSVEPGEAVGIVGPSAAGKSTLARLLVGVLEPTQGGVYLDGHNVWRWHRDDCGRHVGYLPQGVGLLGDTVEDAIARLGEPDPALVTAAARQAGVHEMIGRLPDGYQTAIGEGGARLSGGQRQRIALARALYGDPRLLVLDEPNANLDQAGEAALLQAIAEAKAGGAAVVVIAHRASVLNAVDRIVVLRDGMIDQTATRAEMVRRMGATPAPATAPAPAAATL; encoded by the coding sequence ATGGCCGCACGGGAAACCCGCGATACGTCTCCGGCAGGCCCGCCCGCCCTGCGCACGATCCGTCGGCGCATCGCCACCGGCCTTGCCGCCGCGGGTGGTTTCAGCGTCTTTCTCGCCCTCATCCAGCTGGCGATGCCGCTCTACACCATGCAGGTCTACGACCGCGTGCTGGGCAGCCGCAGCGTGGAGACCCTGGTGGCCCTGTCGCTGCTGGCGCTGGGCTGCTTCGCCGTGTTCGGGCTGGTCGAGGCGATCCGCGGGCGGCTGACCCAGGCCATGGGCCATCTGGCGGCGCGCAGCCTGACCATGGACGCGCTGGAGGCGTCGATGGGCGGCCTGCTGCGCGGCGGTCCCAGCCGCCCGGCCCAGGTTCTGCGCGACCTCAACGAGCTGCGTCAGTTCCTGTCCGGGCCAAGCCTCACTGCCCCGCTCGACGCCGCGCTCAGCCTCGTCTTCCTGCTGTTCCTGACGCTGATCCACCCGCTCTACGGCCTCGTCTGCGGCGGCAGCATTCTCTGTCTGGTCGGGGTGAGCCTGCTCGGCCGGCTGCTGACCATGCCCGGCGCCGCCGAGGCCAACCGCGCCCTGTGCCGTCATGGCGCCGAGGTCGAGGCGGCGTCCCTTGGGGTGGAGGCCGTCGCCGCCATGGGCATGATGGGCACCTTGCGCCGCCGCTGGCAGGCGGTCCAGGACGACCATCTGCGTCTGGTCAACCAAACCGCGGGACGGGCACAGGCCGTCGCCTCGCTCGCCAAGGTCTGCCGAATGACCGCCCAGGTGGCGATCCTCGCCGCCGGCACGATGCTGGTGCTGGACCGGCAGGTGTCGCCCGGCAGCATGCTGGCCGCCTCCATCCTGATGGGCCGTGCGTTGGCGCCCTTCGAGCAGTTGATCGACTCCTGGCGCAACTGGTCCTCGGCCCGCGAGAGCCTGCGCCGCCTGCGCGGCTTGTTCACGGCGGACGCCGTGCCCGCGCCGGGCGCCCCCCTGCCCCGCCCCAGCGGCTCCCTGCTGCTGGACCGCGTGACCTACGTCCCGCCGGGGTCGGACCGCCCGACGTTGCGCGGGCTGTCCTTCTCGGTGGAGCCGGGCGAGGCGGTGGGCATCGTCGGTCCCTCGGCGGCGGGCAAGTCCACCCTGGCCCGGCTGCTGGTCGGCGTTCTGGAGCCGACCCAGGGCGGCGTCTATCTCGACGGCCACAATGTGTGGCGCTGGCACCGCGACGACTGCGGCCGGCATGTCGGCTACCTGCCGCAGGGCGTCGGCCTGCTCGGCGACACCGTGGAGGACGCCATCGCCCGGCTGGGCGAGCCCGACCCGGCGCTGGTCACCGCGGCGGCGCGGCAGGCCGGCGTGCATGAGATGATCGGCCGCCTCCCCGACGGCTACCAAACGGCAATCGGCGAGGGCGGCGCCCGGCTCTCCGGCGGGCAGCGGCAGCGCATCGCCCTCGCCCGCGCCCTCTACGGCGATCCCCGCCTGCTCGTACTCGACGAGCCCAACGCGAACCTGGACCAGGCCGGCGAGGCGGCGCTCCTGCAAGCCATCGCGGAGGCCAAGGCCGGCGGTGCCGCCGTGGTGGTGATCGCTCACCGCGCCTCCGTCCTCAACGCGGTCGACCGCATCGTCGTGCTTCGCGACGGCATGATCGACCAGACCGCCACGCGTGCCGAAATGGTCCGGCGCATGGGCGCCACCCCGGCCCCAGCCACTGCCCCTGCTCCCGCCGCTGCCACCCTCTGA
- a CDS encoding Atu4866 domain-containing protein, producing MKRAFARTATLTAALLASGAEALPDRKALAQTADRSEVQQADHPYVGLWVTEDGRVRHELLPNNRYVEARGSREKAYQGRYRVTGDHIDYWDDTGFTADGDFIDGVLHHGGMILHRRR from the coding sequence ATGAAACGCGCGTTCGCCCGGACCGCCACCCTGACCGCCGCCCTGCTCGCCTCCGGCGCCGAGGCCCTGCCCGACCGCAAGGCGCTCGCCCAGACCGCCGACCGGTCTGAAGTGCAGCAAGCGGATCACCCCTATGTCGGCCTGTGGGTGACGGAGGACGGCCGCGTCCGCCACGAGCTTCTCCCCAACAACCGCTACGTCGAGGCGCGGGGCAGCCGGGAGAAGGCGTACCAGGGACGCTATCGGGTCACCGGCGACCACATCGACTATTGGGACGACACCGGCTTCACCGCCGACGGCGATTTCATCGACGGGGTGCTGCACCATGGCGGGATGATCCTGCACCGGCGGCGCTGA
- a CDS encoding carboxymuconolactone decarboxylase family protein: MTHGTDTLTRQPARLRTLVAAGLLAAVPAMPAPALASALTTEERAKRGGEVISRLNNGQPQPTLERMREEFPFLAEATEAYALGDVWSRPGLDTRTRQLAAVAAFAAIGETAFMKIHAGYALNAGISEDELKEIIYMVTVPAGFPRAISAARTLSELFAERRPSEGGTP; encoded by the coding sequence ATGACCCACGGCACCGATACTCTCACCCGTCAGCCGGCGCGCCTGCGCACCCTCGTCGCGGCGGGGCTGCTCGCCGCGGTTCCGGCGATGCCCGCCCCCGCCCTGGCCAGCGCCCTGACCACGGAGGAGCGCGCCAAGCGCGGCGGCGAGGTGATCAGCCGCCTGAACAACGGCCAGCCCCAGCCCACCCTGGAGCGGATGCGCGAGGAGTTTCCCTTCCTGGCGGAGGCCACCGAGGCTTACGCGCTGGGCGACGTCTGGTCGCGGCCGGGGCTGGACACGCGAACCCGCCAGCTGGCGGCGGTCGCCGCCTTCGCTGCCATCGGCGAGACGGCCTTCATGAAGATCCATGCCGGTTACGCGCTCAACGCCGGTATCTCCGAGGACGAGCTGAAGGAGATCATCTACATGGTCACCGTCCCGGCGGGCTTCCCCCGCGCGATCTCCGCCGCGCGCACCCTGTCGGAGCTGTTCGCCGAGCGCCGCCCGTCGGAAGGAGGCACGCCATGA
- a CDS encoding calcium-binding protein, translated as MANVYGTNNADYLDMIKYGVSNDYVQGYDGNDTILGWSGNDTLDGWNGNDVLYGESGNDLLLGYYGTDTLYGGSGNDQLYGESGYDKLYGGEGDDTLSGGDTFDDLYGGMGKDQMTGGAGADWFFFETKDSGDIYAGQADTITDFKDEDQIWLKGSYSYAGSTSAPADGQYSIWQKDGNYVVTWNAANDTGFHDLIVKGDNPMGDISFY; from the coding sequence ATGGCAAACGTCTATGGCACCAACAACGCCGACTACCTCGACATGATCAAGTACGGCGTCAGCAATGACTACGTGCAGGGCTATGACGGCAACGACACCATCCTCGGCTGGTCCGGCAACGACACGCTGGACGGCTGGAACGGCAACGACGTGCTCTACGGCGAGTCGGGCAACGACCTGCTGCTGGGCTATTACGGCACCGACACGCTCTATGGCGGCAGCGGCAACGACCAGCTCTACGGCGAGAGCGGGTACGACAAGCTCTACGGCGGCGAGGGCGACGACACGCTGAGCGGCGGCGACACCTTCGACGACCTCTACGGTGGCATGGGGAAGGACCAGATGACCGGCGGGGCCGGGGCCGACTGGTTCTTCTTCGAGACGAAGGACAGCGGCGACATCTACGCCGGCCAGGCCGACACCATCACCGACTTCAAGGACGAAGACCAGATCTGGCTGAAGGGCAGCTACAGCTACGCCGGCTCGACCAGCGCGCCCGCCGACGGCCAATACAGCATCTGGCAGAAGGACGGCAATTACGTCGTCACGTGGAACGCGGCCAACGACACCGGCTTCCACGACCTGATCGTGAAGGGCGACAACCCGATGGGCGACATCTCCTTCTACTGA
- a CDS encoding SDR family oxidoreductase codes for MTAITDKTILITGASSGIGEGTARVLGAAGAKLVLGARRTDRLEALAADIRAGGGIAEVRALDVTSREDMAAFAAFAQERFGRIDVLVNNAGVMPLSPMASLKVEEWDRMIDVNIRGVLYGIAAVLPVMNGQGFGQIINIASIGALAVSPTAAVYCATKYAVRAISDGLRQENERLRVTCICPGVVESELAHTITDPEAEELMRTYRAVSIKPDAIGRAILHAIEQPDDVDTNEIVVRPTASH; via the coding sequence ATGACCGCGATCACCGACAAGACGATCCTCATCACCGGCGCCTCCAGCGGCATCGGCGAGGGCACCGCCCGCGTCCTCGGCGCCGCCGGGGCGAAGCTGGTGCTCGGCGCCCGGCGGACGGACCGGCTGGAGGCCCTGGCCGCCGACATCCGGGCCGGGGGCGGAATTGCCGAGGTCCGTGCGCTGGACGTGACCAGCCGCGAGGACATGGCCGCCTTCGCAGCCTTCGCGCAGGAGCGGTTCGGACGCATCGACGTGCTGGTCAACAACGCCGGGGTCATGCCGCTCTCCCCCATGGCCTCGCTGAAGGTCGAGGAATGGGACCGCATGATCGACGTGAACATCCGCGGCGTCCTCTACGGCATCGCCGCGGTGCTGCCGGTCATGAACGGCCAGGGCTTCGGCCAGATCATCAACATCGCCTCCATCGGGGCGCTCGCCGTCTCGCCGACCGCCGCCGTCTACTGCGCGACGAAGTACGCGGTGCGGGCCATTTCCGACGGGCTGCGCCAGGAGAACGAACGGCTGCGCGTCACCTGCATCTGCCCCGGCGTCGTGGAATCGGAGCTGGCCCACACCATCACCGACCCGGAGGCCGAGGAGTTGATGCGGACCTACCGCGCCGTCTCCATCAAGCCGGACGCCATCGGGCGGGCCATCCTGCACGCCATCGAGCAGCCGGACGACGTCGACACCAACGAGATCGTGGTCCGTCCCACGGCCAGCCATTGA
- a CDS encoding LysR family transcriptional regulator produces the protein MNDPFEGMAAFLAVAETLNFRRASERLGVTRSAVSQAVRRLEDRIGVPLLQRTTRSVRLTDAGAHLLAATRPALAEVGTALESIASAHGAPAGTLRLAVSSIAESILEGEALAGFLAAYPSVGIDILVTDEEFDIVAAGFDAGVRLGEAIEQDMIAVPVSAPQRQLVVGSPAYLAEAGRPTHPRDLLAHRCIGWRPAPDVAPYRWEFTEDGRDFDIAVNPRVATNDMGMMVRLALAGAGLTCGMEETFRPHLERGALEAVLEGFCPPFTGFHLYYPSRRTVPPRLRALIDHLRARNGASPGASRQG, from the coding sequence ATGAACGATCCCTTCGAAGGCATGGCGGCGTTTCTGGCGGTCGCCGAGACGCTCAATTTCCGCCGGGCGTCCGAGCGCCTGGGCGTCACCCGCTCCGCCGTCAGCCAAGCGGTCCGCCGGCTGGAGGACCGGATCGGCGTGCCGTTGCTGCAGAGGACGACGCGCAGCGTCCGGCTGACCGACGCGGGCGCGCATCTGCTCGCCGCGACGCGCCCGGCGCTGGCGGAGGTCGGCACGGCACTGGAGAGCATCGCCTCAGCGCACGGTGCACCGGCCGGCACGCTGCGGCTGGCCGTCTCGTCCATCGCGGAAAGCATCCTGGAGGGGGAGGCGCTGGCCGGCTTCCTCGCCGCCTACCCCTCCGTCGGCATCGACATCCTGGTGACCGATGAAGAGTTCGACATCGTCGCGGCGGGATTCGACGCGGGCGTCCGGCTTGGCGAAGCCATCGAGCAGGACATGATCGCGGTCCCGGTCTCCGCCCCGCAGCGGCAACTGGTGGTGGGTTCACCCGCCTATCTGGCGGAGGCCGGCCGCCCAACCCATCCGCGCGACCTGCTCGCCCACCGCTGCATCGGCTGGCGTCCGGCGCCGGACGTGGCGCCCTACCGCTGGGAGTTCACCGAGGACGGCCGCGACTTCGACATCGCGGTGAACCCGCGGGTCGCCACCAACGACATGGGCATGATGGTCCGGCTGGCCCTGGCCGGTGCCGGGCTCACCTGTGGCATGGAGGAAACCTTCCGGCCCCATCTGGAGCGCGGCGCGCTGGAAGCCGTCCTGGAGGGCTTTTGCCCGCCGTTTACCGGCTTCCACCTCTACTACCCCAGCCGCCGGACGGTGCCGCCGCGGCTGCGCGCCCTCATCGACCATTTGCGGGCGCGGAACGGCGCATCGCCGGGGGCGTCACGTCAAGGGTGA